ATGCAGCTTCATTTGTTTTAAGATTTTCTTCTCAAGCCTCGATACCTGAACCTGAGAAATTCCTAGCCTTGCGGCCACTTCGGACTGAGTTTGATCTTTGTAATACCTCAAATAGACAATGAGCTTTTCACGCTCATCAAGTTCTTCAATTGCTTCTTTTAAAGCAATTTTATCAAACCACTTCGCTTCCGTATGATCAGCAATTTGGTCAAGAAGGGTAATTGGATCTCCATCATTTTCATAGACGGTCTCGTGAATAGACGAAGGAGCACGATTAGCTTCTTGAGCCAGCACTACTTCTTCAGGAGTGAGATCCAAATGTTCTGCAACCTCAGCGACTGTAGGGACGCGTCCAAGCAATTTGGAAAGCTCATCTTTTGCTTTACGTATTTTATTGCTCATTTCTTTCAG
The genomic region above belongs to Priestia megaterium and contains:
- the sigF gene encoding RNA polymerase sporulation sigma factor SigF; translation: MDVEVKKNKNEPYLKDHEVKDLIKRSQQGDQIARDTIVQKNMRLVWSVVQRFINRGYEPDDLFQIGCIGLLKSVDKFDLSYDVKFSTYAVPMIIGEIQRFIRDDGTVKVSRSLKEMSNKIRKAKDELSKLLGRVPTVAEVAEHLDLTPEEVVLAQEANRAPSSIHETVYENDGDPITLLDQIADHTEAKWFDKIALKEAIEELDEREKLIVYLRYYKDQTQSEVAARLGISQVQVSRLEKKILKQMKLHMNDT